In Paracoccaceae bacterium Fryx2, a single genomic region encodes these proteins:
- a CDS encoding AMP nucleosidase: MQDDHSHQLLTPDYPAPEAFTDPAAAVARLEEIYFIATEFLSRHFSAAVTKGKPAAKVRAHYPEIRLTTTSFDHVDSRLSFGHVAGPGTYATTVTRPDLFRHYLIQQITLLVQNHGVPVLIGASETPIPVHFAVAGNPAVSVPQEGVLEFSLRDVFDVPDLATTNDDIVNGVGLTHADGSHPLAPFTAQRVDYSLARLAHYTATEPAHFQNHVLFTNYQFYVDEFEAFARAQLADPASDYVAFVAPGNHEITGPDTALPVITKMPQMPTYHLKRADGQGITLVNIGVGPSNAKTATDHIAVLRPHAWLMVGHCAGLRNSQSLGDFVLAHGYLREDHVLDADLPIWVPIPALAEIQIALEDAVEYVTKLEGYELKRIMRTGTVATIDNRNWELRDQSGPVHRLSQSRAIALDMESATIAANGFRFRVPYGTLLCVSDKPLHGELKLPGMASDFYRTQVARHLQIGIRAMETLREMPIERIHSRKLRSFEETAFL; the protein is encoded by the coding sequence ATGCAAGACGATCATTCGCACCAGCTGCTGACCCCAGACTACCCCGCACCCGAGGCTTTCACCGACCCCGCCGCCGCAGTCGCCCGGCTGGAGGAGATATATTTCATTGCCACCGAGTTCCTGTCGCGCCATTTCAGCGCCGCCGTGACGAAAGGCAAACCTGCCGCGAAGGTCCGCGCGCATTACCCCGAGATCCGCCTGACCACGACCAGCTTCGACCATGTCGACAGCCGGCTGAGCTTTGGCCATGTCGCGGGCCCCGGCACCTATGCGACCACCGTCACCCGGCCCGACCTGTTTCGCCACTACCTGATCCAGCAGATCACCCTGCTGGTGCAGAACCACGGCGTGCCGGTGCTGATCGGCGCCTCGGAAACGCCGATTCCGGTGCATTTCGCGGTGGCGGGCAACCCGGCGGTGTCGGTGCCGCAGGAGGGCGTGCTGGAGTTCAGCCTGCGCGACGTCTTCGACGTTCCCGACCTTGCGACCACCAACGACGACATCGTCAACGGCGTCGGGCTGACCCATGCCGACGGCTCGCACCCCTTGGCGCCGTTCACCGCGCAACGGGTCGACTACAGCCTGGCCCGGCTGGCGCATTACACCGCGACCGAGCCTGCACATTTCCAGAACCATGTGCTGTTCACCAACTACCAGTTCTACGTCGACGAGTTCGAGGCCTTCGCCCGGGCGCAACTGGCCGATCCGGCCAGCGACTATGTCGCCTTCGTCGCCCCCGGCAACCACGAGATCACCGGGCCGGACACCGCGCTGCCGGTCATCACCAAGATGCCGCAGATGCCGACCTACCATCTGAAACGCGCCGACGGGCAGGGCATCACGCTGGTCAACATCGGGGTCGGGCCCAGCAACGCCAAGACCGCTACGGACCATATCGCCGTGCTGCGACCCCATGCCTGGCTGATGGTGGGGCATTGCGCGGGCCTGCGCAATTCGCAGTCGCTGGGCGACTTCGTGCTGGCGCATGGCTACCTGCGCGAAGACCATGTGCTCGACGCCGACCTGCCGATCTGGGTGCCGATCCCGGCGCTGGCCGAGATCCAGATCGCGCTGGAAGATGCGGTGGAATACGTGACCAAGCTGGAAGGGTATGAGCTGAAACGCATCATGCGGACCGGCACCGTCGCCACCATTGACAACCGCAACTGGGAATTGCGCGACCAGTCTGGCCCGGTGCACCGCCTCAGCCAGTCCCGCGCCATCGCGCTGGACATGGAAAGCGCCACCATCGCCGCCAACGGCTTTCGCTTCCGGGTGCCCTATGGCACGCTGCTGTGCGTATCGGACAAGCCGCTGCACGGCGAGTTGAAGCTGCCGGGCATGGCCAGCGACTTCTACCGCACCCAGGTGGCGCGCCATCTGCAGATCGGCATCCGCGCGATGGAGACGCTGCGCGAAATGCCGATCGAGCGCATCCACAGCCGCAAGTTGCGCAGTTTCGAGGAAACCGCCTTTCTCTGA
- a CDS encoding SDR family oxidoreductase: MTQTLLSLGHGYSAQALAARLLPQGWRVIGTTRNPARAEGFRAQGVEPLLWPADLGPALAQATHLLTSIAPEEDGDPVLNAHATAIAAAPLRWVGYLSTTGVYGDHQGGWVTEDTPATPGTRRGALRVQAEQAWQALGVPLHIFRLAGIYGPGRGPFEKVRDGSARRIIKPGQVFSRIHVDDIGLVLEASINRPNPGAIYNVCDDDPAPPEDVIGHAAALLGLPEPEAVPYETADLSPMARSFYAESKRVGNARIREELGVRLIHPDYRSGLAALLAADPDA; encoded by the coding sequence ATGACACAGACGCTGCTTTCCCTTGGACATGGCTATTCCGCACAGGCCCTTGCCGCCCGGCTGCTCCCGCAGGGCTGGCGGGTGATCGGCACCACCCGCAATCCGGCCCGCGCCGAGGGCTTTCGCGCGCAAGGGGTGGAGCCGCTGCTCTGGCCCGCCGACCTTGGCCCGGCACTGGCGCAGGCCACGCATCTCTTGACCTCCATCGCGCCCGAGGAAGACGGCGACCCGGTGCTGAACGCCCATGCGACCGCGATTGCCGCCGCACCGCTGCGCTGGGTCGGGTATCTTTCCACCACCGGCGTCTATGGCGACCATCAGGGCGGCTGGGTGACCGAAGACACGCCCGCGACCCCCGGCACGAGGCGCGGCGCGTTGCGGGTGCAGGCCGAACAGGCGTGGCAGGCGCTGGGGGTGCCGCTGCACATCTTCCGGCTGGCGGGCATCTACGGCCCCGGCCGCGGCCCGTTCGAGAAGGTGCGCGACGGCAGCGCCCGGCGCATCATCAAGCCCGGTCAGGTGTTTTCGCGCATCCATGTCGATGACATCGGGCTGGTGCTGGAAGCCTCGATCAACCGCCCGAACCCGGGGGCAATCTACAACGTCTGCGATGACGACCCCGCCCCGCCCGAAGATGTGATCGGCCACGCCGCCGCCCTGCTGGGCCTGCCCGAACCCGAGGCGGTGCCCTACGAGACGGCCGACCTCTCACCGATGGCGCGCAGCTTCTACGCCGAATCGAAACGCGTCGGCAACGCCCGGATCAGGGAAGAACTTGGCGTCCGCCTGATCCACCCCGATTACCGCAGCGGGCTGGCGGCCCTGCTCGCCGCCGACCCCGATGCCTGA
- the aroC gene encoding chorismate synthase has translation MSFNTFGHMFRVTTWGESHGPALGATVDGCPPGMPLEAAAIQHWLDRRKPGQNKFTTQRREADAVQILSGTYEGLTTGTPIQLLIENTDQRSKDYGNIAQSFRPGHADITYHQKYGLRDPRGGGRSSARETAARVAAGGVARAVLARLVPGLTITGYMVQMGPHAVDRSRFDAAAIERNPFWCPDATAAAMWETCLDELRHAHNSIGAVIEVVASGVPAGLGAPVYGKLDGDLAAAMMSINAVKGVEIGEGMAAAALTGTDNADEIVMGAHGPEFLSNHAGGILGGISTGQDVVVRFAVKPTSSILIPRRSIDMAGEPVDIVTKGRHDPCVGIRAVPVGEAMMACVILDHILRDRGQTGGVRGEIGPAAL, from the coding sequence ATGAGCTTCAACACCTTCGGCCACATGTTCCGCGTCACCACCTGGGGCGAAAGCCACGGGCCGGCCCTTGGGGCCACGGTCGATGGCTGCCCGCCCGGCATGCCGCTGGAGGCGGCCGCGATCCAGCACTGGCTCGACCGGCGCAAGCCCGGCCAGAACAAGTTCACCACACAGCGCCGCGAGGCGGATGCGGTGCAGATCCTGTCGGGCACCTACGAGGGGCTGACCACCGGCACCCCGATCCAGCTTCTGATCGAGAACACCGACCAGCGGTCGAAGGACTACGGCAACATCGCGCAAAGCTTCCGGCCGGGCCATGCCGACATCACCTATCACCAGAAATACGGGTTGCGCGATCCGCGCGGCGGCGGCCGGTCCTCGGCACGCGAGACGGCGGCGCGGGTGGCGGCGGGCGGCGTGGCGCGCGCGGTGCTGGCCCGGCTGGTGCCGGGGCTGACGATCACCGGCTACATGGTGCAGATGGGTCCACATGCCGTCGACCGCAGCAGGTTTGACGCGGCTGCCATCGAACGGAACCCGTTCTGGTGCCCGGACGCCACCGCCGCCGCAATGTGGGAAACCTGTCTGGACGAGCTGCGCCACGCGCACAATTCCATCGGCGCGGTGATCGAGGTCGTGGCCTCAGGCGTGCCTGCCGGTCTTGGCGCGCCGGTCTACGGCAAGCTTGACGGCGATCTGGCCGCCGCGATGATGTCGATCAACGCCGTGAAGGGGGTCGAGATCGGCGAAGGCATGGCCGCCGCCGCCCTGACCGGGACCGACAATGCCGACGAGATCGTGATGGGCGCGCATGGCCCCGAGTTTCTGTCGAACCACGCCGGGGGCATTCTGGGCGGCATCTCGACCGGGCAGGATGTGGTGGTGCGTTTCGCGGTGAAGCCGACCTCGTCGATCCTGATTCCGCGCCGCAGCATCGACATGGCGGGGGAGCCGGTCGATATCGTGACCAAGGGCCGCCACGACCCCTGTGTCGGCATCCGCGCCGTGCCGGTGGGCGAGGCGATGATGGCCTGTGTCATCCTGGACCATATCCTGCGCGACCGTGGCCAGACCGGCGGGGTGCGCGGCGAGATCGGCCCGGCGGCGCTTTAG
- a CDS encoding DMT family transporter has translation MDLKAILMGLAFALMWSSAFTSARLIVADAPPLMALALRFAISGVIAIGVAAALGQGGRLTRTQWRGVVIFGLCQNALYLGFNFVAMQWVEASLAAIVASTMPLLVALAGWAVFGDRVRPLGVAGLLAGFAGVAIIMGSRLSGGVDGLGLVFLGLGVLALTFATLAVRGASSGGNLLMIVGLQMLVGAAVLAGPALVLEDWAVTWSWQLGLAFAYTVLVPGVLATWVWFVLVARIGAVRAATFHFLNPFFGVLVAALLLSERLSLWDAAGVAIVACGILAVQMSKAVPAGR, from the coding sequence ATGGACCTGAAAGCGATCCTGATGGGGCTGGCCTTCGCGCTGATGTGGTCATCGGCCTTCACCTCGGCGCGGTTGATCGTGGCGGATGCGCCCCCCCTGATGGCGCTGGCGCTGCGCTTTGCCATCTCGGGCGTGATCGCGATCGGGGTGGCGGCGGCGCTGGGGCAGGGCGGGCGGCTGACCCGGACGCAATGGCGCGGCGTGGTGATCTTCGGGCTGTGCCAGAATGCGCTTTACCTTGGCTTCAACTTCGTCGCGATGCAGTGGGTCGAGGCGAGCCTTGCCGCCATCGTCGCCTCGACCATGCCGCTTCTGGTGGCACTGGCGGGTTGGGCGGTGTTTGGCGACCGGGTGCGGCCGCTGGGCGTGGCGGGGTTGCTGGCGGGTTTTGCGGGCGTGGCGATCATCATGGGGTCGCGGCTTTCGGGCGGGGTGGACGGGCTGGGGCTGGTCTTCCTCGGGCTGGGCGTGCTGGCGCTGACCTTCGCCACGCTGGCGGTGCGCGGCGCCTCGTCGGGCGGCAACCTGCTGATGATCGTGGGCCTGCAGATGCTGGTGGGGGCGGCCGTGCTGGCCGGCCCCGCGCTGGTGCTGGAGGACTGGGCGGTGACCTGGTCGTGGCAGCTTGGGCTGGCCTTCGCCTATACCGTGCTGGTGCCGGGGGTGCTGGCAACCTGGGTCTGGTTCGTTCTGGTGGCGCGGATCGGGGCGGTGCGCGCCGCGACCTTCCATTTCCTCAACCCGTTCTTCGGCGTGCTGGTCGCGGCCCTGCTGCTGAGCGAACGGCTGAGCCTGTGGGACGCGGCTGGCGTGGCCATCGTGGCCTGCGGCATTCTGGCTGTGCAGATGTCCAAGGCCGTGCCCGCCGGGCGCTAG
- a CDS encoding HU family DNA-binding protein: protein MMKPMTKTQLVAAVAEEMGSDKKTASAAMDAIASVVAREVAAGGAVTLPGLGKVVCRARPERLVRNPATGEQVTKAADKQVKFAIAKALKDSVNV, encoded by the coding sequence ATGATGAAGCCGATGACCAAGACCCAACTCGTTGCCGCCGTGGCCGAAGAGATGGGGTCCGACAAGAAGACCGCCAGCGCCGCGATGGATGCGATTGCTTCGGTGGTGGCGCGCGAAGTGGCCGCAGGCGGCGCCGTGACGCTGCCGGGTCTGGGCAAGGTGGTTTGCCGCGCGCGCCCGGAACGTCTGGTGCGCAACCCGGCCACCGGCGAGCAGGTGACCAAGGCGGCCGACAAGCAGGTGAAATTCGCCATCGCCAAGGCGCTGAAAGACAGCGTAAACGTCTGA